From Geomonas agri, one genomic window encodes:
- a CDS encoding ATP-binding protein yields MKRVTGRLFIMLTVLWLGLLALRISPASAAQQTVRIGAFNFYPGIFKAKDGSIQGFYVDTLDEIARREGWRIEYVYGDWADGIARVRNGEVDLITSVAWTSERALFLDYGKVPLLTVWGELYVPRNAGLNSIKDVAGKRVAVMKGDFNGASFRNMVQKFGINCHFVEYGNFEEIFQAVVAGKVDAGVVNNSFGAAKQYQYGLVSSGIIFNPFDIFLATGKGRNAQLLATLDRYLASWRGTQDSPYHKARERWAHGDAASLHAVPPWLAPTLIGLIIFLAGASVFIILLRMQVRKKTTEVVRQTADRKMIEDTLFFINECGAKNRADDLLHGINRYLADTLGVDYAFVAQLNPDGQSARTHGFYARSGGGSDITYRLAGTPCDNVVGKSVCVYPQGVTALFPEDDVLRDLAVEGYAAVPLWDAQGEGLGLLGVLSCSPLRNAPLIETLLGIASSRAAQELEAMHQFARLAEQNAQQAQHISEKKRSEEQLLEYLKVIECSRDLICVLDRDYRYRMANGAFLRYHNLAAEQVVGRTVVEVVGEEHFGEIKHHLDACLGGQSVRFEMEQFFPERGVRAVTVTYTPVEDHGDNTRIACVISDQTDKKHLEEQLRQSQKMEAIGHLAGGIAHDFNNILTVIAGYGNFLEMDGSLTTLQHEQVGQIIAAAERGSQLTRGLLTFSRKQVMNPRTQDLNVLVGQVQKFLLRIIGEDVTLQFTPTQEPLNVFADGSQLEQVLMNLATNARDAMPDGGTLTIETCWQQVDEAYARSQGYGEPGRYACIIVSDSGSGMDRGTRERIFEPFFSTKAVGKGTGLGMSIVYGIVKQHKGFINVYSEPGEGTTFKIYLPEASSTAVADASEPGPVAPALGSETVLVAEDDAGVRGLVESLLKKYGYQVVLAVDGSDCVQKFLEHRGKIDLILMDVIMPGKNGKEAFDEIRRIDATARVLYSSGYTADFMKTRGVFDDSVDLIMKPVQPMTLLHKVREVLDRTAG; encoded by the coding sequence GTGAAGCGCGTTACCGGACGCCTTTTCATCATGCTTACCGTGCTCTGGCTCGGTTTGCTTGCCCTCCGCATTTCCCCTGCCTCTGCTGCCCAGCAGACGGTGCGCATCGGCGCGTTCAACTTTTACCCCGGCATCTTTAAGGCCAAGGATGGCAGCATCCAGGGCTTCTACGTGGACACCCTGGATGAGATCGCGCGCCGTGAGGGGTGGCGCATCGAGTACGTCTACGGCGACTGGGCCGACGGCATCGCCCGTGTCAGAAACGGCGAGGTGGATCTGATCACCAGCGTGGCGTGGACCAGCGAGCGCGCCCTGTTTCTCGATTACGGCAAGGTGCCGCTGCTCACGGTCTGGGGTGAACTCTACGTCCCGCGCAACGCCGGCCTGAACAGCATCAAGGACGTCGCGGGGAAACGGGTCGCAGTGATGAAGGGCGACTTCAACGGCGCCAGCTTCCGCAACATGGTGCAGAAATTCGGCATCAACTGCCATTTCGTAGAGTACGGCAACTTCGAGGAGATCTTCCAGGCGGTAGTCGCCGGCAAGGTCGACGCCGGCGTGGTGAACAACAGCTTCGGGGCCGCCAAGCAGTACCAGTACGGCCTGGTCTCCTCGGGCATCATCTTCAACCCCTTCGACATTTTCCTCGCCACCGGCAAAGGGCGCAACGCGCAACTGCTCGCCACCCTGGACCGCTATCTGGCCAGCTGGCGTGGCACACAGGATTCCCCCTATCACAAGGCGCGGGAGCGCTGGGCCCACGGCGATGCTGCCTCACTGCACGCGGTTCCCCCCTGGCTCGCGCCCACCCTGATCGGCCTGATTATTTTCCTCGCTGGGGCCAGCGTCTTCATCATCCTGCTCCGCATGCAGGTGCGCAAAAAGACCACCGAGGTGGTCCGGCAGACGGCGGACCGCAAGATGATCGAGGACACCCTCTTTTTCATCAACGAGTGCGGCGCCAAGAACCGGGCCGATGACCTCCTCCACGGCATCAACCGTTACCTTGCCGACACCCTCGGCGTGGACTACGCCTTCGTGGCCCAGTTGAACCCCGACGGGCAGTCGGCGCGCACCCACGGTTTCTACGCCCGTTCTGGCGGCGGCTCCGACATCACCTACCGCCTGGCTGGCACCCCCTGCGACAACGTGGTGGGCAAGAGCGTCTGCGTCTACCCCCAGGGGGTGACGGCGCTGTTCCCGGAGGACGACGTGCTGCGGGACCTGGCGGTGGAGGGGTACGCGGCGGTGCCGTTGTGGGATGCCCAGGGAGAGGGGCTTGGCCTGCTCGGTGTCCTGAGCTGTTCGCCCCTGCGCAACGCTCCCCTGATCGAGACATTGCTCGGCATCGCCAGTTCCCGCGCTGCCCAGGAACTGGAAGCGATGCACCAGTTCGCCCGGCTGGCAGAGCAGAATGCCCAGCAGGCCCAGCACATTTCCGAGAAGAAGCGCTCCGAGGAGCAACTGCTCGAGTACCTCAAGGTGATCGAGTGTTCCCGGGACCTGATCTGCGTCCTGGACCGCGACTACCGCTACCGCATGGCCAACGGCGCTTTTTTGCGCTACCACAACCTGGCTGCGGAACAGGTGGTGGGGCGGACCGTGGTTGAAGTGGTTGGGGAGGAGCATTTCGGGGAGATCAAGCACCACCTGGACGCCTGCCTGGGCGGACAGTCGGTGCGCTTCGAGATGGAACAGTTCTTCCCGGAACGGGGCGTGCGCGCGGTGACGGTAACCTACACTCCGGTCGAGGACCACGGAGACAATACCAGGATCGCCTGCGTGATCAGTGACCAGACTGACAAGAAGCACCTCGAGGAGCAGCTCAGGCAGTCCCAGAAGATGGAGGCGATCGGACACCTGGCGGGAGGGATTGCCCACGATTTCAACAACATCCTCACCGTCATCGCGGGGTACGGCAACTTCCTGGAGATGGACGGGTCGCTCACCACGTTGCAGCACGAGCAGGTGGGCCAGATCATCGCCGCTGCTGAGCGCGGCTCGCAACTGACCCGCGGGCTGCTCACCTTCAGCCGCAAGCAGGTCATGAACCCGCGCACCCAGGATCTGAACGTACTGGTGGGGCAGGTGCAGAAGTTCCTGCTGCGCATCATCGGCGAAGACGTTACGTTGCAGTTCACCCCGACCCAGGAGCCGCTCAACGTGTTCGCCGACGGCAGCCAGCTCGAGCAGGTCCTGATGAACCTGGCCACCAACGCCCGCGACGCCATGCCCGACGGCGGCACCCTTACCATCGAGACCTGCTGGCAGCAGGTGGACGAGGCCTACGCCAGGTCCCAGGGGTACGGCGAGCCGGGGCGTTACGCCTGCATCATCGTTTCCGACTCGGGCAGCGGCATGGACCGGGGGACCCGCGAGCGGATCTTCGAGCCGTTCTTCTCCACCAAAGCGGTGGGCAAGGGGACCGGCCTGGGCATGTCCATCGTGTACGGCATCGTCAAGCAGCACAAAGGGTTCATCAACGTCTACAGCGAGCCGGGGGAGGGGACCACCTTCAAGATCTATCTCCCCGAGGCATCCTCCACGGCCGTTGCGGACGCCTCGGAACCCGGTCCAGTTGCACCGGCATTGGGGAGCGAGACGGTCCTCGTTGCCGAGGATGACGCCGGCGTCAGGGGCTTGGTTGAATCGCTGCTCAAGAAGTACGGTTACCAGGTGGTCCTGGCGGTGGACGGCAGCGACTGCGTTCAAAAGTTCCTGGAACACCGCGGCAAGATCGATCTGATCCTGATGGACGTGATCATGCCCGGTAAAAACGGCAAGGAGGCCTTCGACGAGATCAGGAGGATCGATGCAACCGCCAGGGTACTCTACTCCAGCGGCTACACCGCCGACTTCATGAAAACTCGCGGTGTCTTCGACGACAGTGTCGACCTGATCATGAAACCGGTACAGCCGATGACGCTGCTGCACAAGGTGAGGGAGGTGCTGGATAGAACGGCAGGTTGA
- a CDS encoding Tim44 domain-containing protein — translation MKRNFAKAFALLAAVFMLSATVLETSAHARAAGGRSIGSRGSRSYSTPGTTYRQSTPYQQSAPSPMGQPQMQQPSAGGGFLRSMAGGIAGGLLGGMLFRGLAGAGGPGYGGGGIGLFEIILLAGIGYMIYRMVRRRRSNTTLQSVSTGYGSQGYDSYQQQSIPASYHVEESIRDDVQTGLLHLRQMDPSFDEARFKDQVMDNFFRIQGGWMNRDQQALAPLLTTEMQGIFREDIERLLREARVNRLENIAVRSVEIEEVWQEAGQDYVTALIYANLLDYTTDERGTVLEGSKTDPVKFEEYWTFTRPVGNNAWRLAAINQKQG, via the coding sequence ATGAAACGTAACTTCGCCAAAGCTTTCGCACTCCTCGCAGCAGTCTTCATGCTGAGTGCCACGGTGCTGGAAACCAGCGCCCATGCTCGCGCCGCCGGGGGACGCTCCATCGGCAGCCGCGGCTCCCGCAGCTACTCGACGCCGGGGACCACGTATCGCCAGTCCACGCCGTACCAGCAGTCGGCGCCCTCCCCCATGGGACAACCGCAGATGCAGCAGCCCTCCGCCGGGGGCGGCTTCCTGCGCAGCATGGCCGGCGGCATCGCGGGCGGCCTCTTGGGCGGCATGCTCTTCAGGGGCCTCGCCGGCGCGGGCGGGCCGGGTTACGGCGGCGGTGGCATCGGGCTGTTCGAGATCATCCTCCTGGCCGGCATCGGCTACATGATCTACCGCATGGTGCGCAGGCGGCGCAGCAACACCACGCTGCAGAGCGTCTCGACCGGCTACGGCTCGCAGGGGTACGACAGCTACCAGCAACAGAGCATCCCGGCGTCCTACCACGTCGAGGAGTCGATCCGGGACGACGTCCAGACCGGGCTGTTGCACCTGCGCCAGATGGATCCCAGCTTCGACGAGGCCCGCTTCAAGGACCAGGTGATGGACAACTTCTTCAGGATCCAGGGGGGGTGGATGAACCGCGACCAGCAGGCGCTCGCGCCGCTGCTCACCACCGAGATGCAGGGGATCTTCCGCGAGGATATCGAGCGCCTGCTGCGCGAGGCCCGGGTTAACCGACTGGAGAACATCGCTGTGCGCAGCGTAGAGATCGAAGAGGTGTGGCAGGAGGCTGGGCAGGATTATGTCACCGCCCTCATATACGCCAACCTGCTCGACTACACCACCGACGAGCGCGGCACCGTGCTCGAGGGAAGTAAGACCGACCCGGTGAAGTTCGAGGAGTACTGGACCTTCACCAGGCCGGTGGGCAACAATGCCTGGCGCCTGGCGGCGATAAACCAAAAGCAAGGTTAA
- a CDS encoding ribbon-helix-helix protein, CopG family, producing the protein MEPKQYMTQVKKKTARKKKEIKEPVLKNVVSLRVSDQEKRLLERLTKATSLNVSDLVREAIGFWIAKGIRKGRTRGSSTGRIPVQPLQLAGN; encoded by the coding sequence ATGGAACCGAAACAATACATGACCCAAGTTAAGAAAAAAACGGCGAGAAAGAAAAAGGAGATCAAGGAGCCGGTACTGAAGAACGTGGTATCGCTCAGGGTGAGCGACCAGGAGAAACGCCTCCTGGAGCGCCTCACCAAGGCCACCTCGCTCAACGTGTCGGACCTGGTGCGCGAGGCGATCGGCTTCTGGATCGCCAAGGGCATCCGCAAGGGGCGCACCCGCGGCAGTTCGACTGGCAGGATTCCCGTGCAACCGCTGCAGTTGGCCGGCAACTGA
- a CDS encoding STAS domain-containing protein codes for MEAAEVKVSKKKERTLVTFSGEMTIANVGELRERLLLAFAAGKPVELALAGLTAIDVTGLQLLCSCHRTSLAKGIPCTITGRNEVLADIAAVAGLPRLKGCVQDVEGTCIWRIDTDKVTV; via the coding sequence ATGGAAGCGGCAGAAGTGAAGGTCTCCAAGAAGAAGGAGCGCACCCTGGTCACCTTCTCAGGGGAAATGACCATAGCCAACGTCGGTGAACTCAGGGAGCGTCTGCTGCTGGCCTTTGCCGCGGGCAAGCCGGTGGAACTCGCCCTGGCGGGGCTCACCGCCATCGACGTGACCGGGCTGCAGCTTTTGTGCAGTTGCCACAGGACATCGTTGGCCAAGGGGATCCCCTGCACGATTACCGGACGCAACGAGGTGCTGGCGGACATAGCCGCGGTGGCGGGGCTGCCGCGGCTCAAGGGATGCGTGCAGGACGTGGAAGGGACCTGCATCTGGCGCATAGATACGGATAAGGTGACGGTATGA
- a CDS encoding MCP four helix bundle domain-containing protein, which translates to MKWFYDLKLGAKLMTGFITIAVIAGAIGYFGIREIHNIEAADSKLYEKITIPVAQLQDVSTSFQRIRVNLRDLVAATSPQEEQGKVERIKLLRGEMDKAASDFEKTILTDEGRKLFQEFKQARAGYEPIIDQIVRLAVANRDNEARALMAGDGAKFSRMEQDAIEKLVDAKLKQAKLTADGNAELATSATKIMLVLIVVGVALAIGLGLFITRIVQRQLGADPKEVGEVANRVAAGDMSVAIEVDSKHGDSVMAAMQKMIESIKALVADANMLSDAAIAGKLATRADASKHQGDFQKVVAGVNDTLDAVIGPLNVAAEYVDRISKGDVPPKITDSYNGDFNEIKNNLNVCIDAVNALVADAAMLSQAAVDGKLATRADASKHQGDFRKIVSGVNDTLDAVIGPLNVAAEYVDRISKGDIPPRITDNYNGDFNEIKNNLNVCIETLDALITDMNNMSTQHDLGDIDVQIGAENYQGVYRQMAAGVNNMVNGHIAVKKKAMACIAEFGRGNFEAELEKFPGKKAFINNTIEQVRANLKALIADTDMLVQAAVAGKLATRADATKHEGDFRKIVAGVNETLDAVIGPLNVAAEYVDRISKGDIPPRITDNYNGDFNEIKLNLNNCIDIMNNLLIEADKVVKAAADGQLDQRANADLFIGGWKELVVGVNNIVTNIVNPLMVTADYVDKVAKGVIPPAIVTEYKGQYNIIKDNLNAVVKMMNELLEQTDIIIKAAADGELDKRADASLFVGGWNKLVAGVNDTVTNIVNPLMVTADYVDKVAKGVIPPAIATEYKGQYNIIKDNLNAVVKMMNELLQQTDIIIKAAANGELDKRADATLFVGGWNKLVVGVNDTVTNIVNPLMVTADYVDRIAKGDMPPTIVTEYKGQYNLIKTNLNVLIEAINKITDAAKEVSNGNLMVSLKERSAQDELIHALSAMVAKITEVVTEVKVAADNVASGSVQLSANAQSMSQGASQQAAAAEEASSSMEEMSANIRQNADNAQQTEKIAVKSADDAKEGGKAVAETVQAMKDIAGKISIIEEIARQTNMLALNAAIEAARAGEHGKGFAVVASEVRKLAERSQVAAGEISELSVSSVEVAERAGEMLSAILPDIQKTAELVQEINASSKEQDTGAQQINKAIQQLDQVIQQNASASEEMASTAEELSSQSEQLQSTISFFRVDMAASGHQSAPKQLTKSATRSEVKQLKQRSNAQSKKAVGHDLIMADMDGDSDFERF; encoded by the coding sequence GACGTTTCCACCTCCTTCCAGCGCATACGCGTCAACCTGAGGGACTTGGTCGCTGCCACGAGCCCGCAGGAGGAGCAGGGCAAGGTGGAGCGCATCAAGCTGCTGCGCGGGGAAATGGACAAGGCCGCCAGCGACTTCGAGAAGACCATCCTCACCGACGAGGGGCGTAAGCTGTTCCAGGAGTTCAAGCAGGCGCGCGCCGGCTATGAACCGATCATTGACCAGATCGTACGCCTGGCAGTTGCCAACCGCGACAACGAGGCACGGGCCCTGATGGCAGGGGACGGCGCCAAGTTCTCCAGGATGGAGCAGGACGCCATCGAGAAGCTGGTCGACGCCAAGCTGAAGCAGGCGAAGCTCACCGCTGACGGCAACGCCGAACTGGCCACCTCGGCCACCAAGATCATGCTGGTCCTAATCGTGGTCGGCGTGGCGCTGGCCATCGGGCTCGGGCTCTTCATCACCAGGATCGTGCAGCGCCAGCTTGGCGCCGATCCCAAGGAAGTGGGCGAGGTCGCAAACCGCGTGGCGGCGGGCGACATGAGCGTCGCCATCGAGGTGGACAGCAAACACGGCGACAGCGTCATGGCTGCCATGCAGAAGATGATCGAGTCCATCAAGGCACTGGTGGCTGACGCCAACATGCTCTCCGACGCAGCCATCGCCGGCAAGCTCGCCACTCGCGCCGACGCCTCCAAGCACCAGGGGGACTTCCAGAAGGTGGTGGCCGGGGTGAACGATACCCTGGACGCGGTTATCGGGCCCCTCAACGTGGCGGCCGAGTACGTGGACCGCATCTCCAAGGGAGACGTCCCTCCGAAGATCACCGACAGCTACAACGGTGACTTCAACGAGATCAAGAACAACCTCAACGTCTGTATCGATGCGGTCAACGCCCTGGTGGCGGACGCCGCAATGCTCTCCCAGGCGGCGGTAGACGGCAAACTCGCCACCCGCGCCGACGCCAGCAAGCACCAGGGCGATTTCAGGAAGATCGTCTCCGGCGTGAACGACACCCTGGATGCGGTGATCGGGCCGCTGAACGTGGCTGCCGAGTACGTGGACCGCATCTCCAAGGGGGACATCCCGCCCAGGATCACGGACAACTACAACGGCGACTTTAACGAGATCAAGAACAACCTCAATGTCTGCATCGAGACCCTCGATGCCCTCATTACCGACATGAACAACATGTCGACCCAGCACGACCTGGGCGACATCGACGTGCAGATCGGCGCGGAGAACTACCAGGGCGTCTACCGCCAGATGGCGGCAGGCGTGAACAATATGGTCAACGGCCACATCGCGGTGAAGAAGAAGGCGATGGCCTGCATCGCGGAGTTCGGGCGCGGTAACTTCGAGGCGGAGCTGGAGAAGTTCCCCGGCAAGAAGGCCTTCATCAACAACACCATCGAGCAGGTGCGCGCGAACCTGAAGGCGCTCATTGCCGACACCGACATGCTGGTGCAGGCGGCGGTGGCAGGGAAGCTGGCCACCCGCGCCGACGCGACCAAACACGAGGGGGACTTCAGAAAGATCGTCGCCGGGGTGAACGAGACGCTGGATGCGGTGATCGGGCCGCTGAACGTGGCCGCGGAGTACGTGGACCGCATCTCCAAGGGGGACATCCCGCCGCGCATCACCGATAACTACAACGGCGACTTCAACGAGATCAAGCTGAACCTCAACAACTGCATCGACATCATGAACAACCTGCTCATCGAGGCGGACAAGGTGGTAAAGGCGGCTGCCGATGGGCAGCTTGACCAGCGCGCCAACGCCGACCTCTTCATTGGCGGTTGGAAAGAGCTGGTGGTCGGGGTCAACAACATTGTCACCAACATCGTCAACCCGCTCATGGTGACCGCCGACTACGTCGACAAGGTGGCCAAGGGGGTCATCCCGCCCGCCATCGTGACCGAGTACAAGGGGCAGTACAACATCATCAAGGACAACCTGAACGCAGTGGTCAAGATGATGAACGAGCTCCTCGAGCAGACCGACATCATCATCAAGGCCGCCGCCGACGGCGAACTGGACAAGCGTGCCGACGCTTCCCTGTTCGTGGGCGGGTGGAACAAACTGGTCGCGGGGGTCAACGACACCGTGACCAACATCGTCAACCCGCTCATGGTGACCGCGGACTACGTGGACAAGGTGGCCAAGGGGGTCATCCCGCCCGCCATCGCGACCGAGTACAAGGGTCAGTACAACATCATCAAGGACAACCTGAACGCGGTGGTCAAGATGATGAACGAGCTGCTGCAGCAGACCGATATCATCATCAAGGCTGCGGCCAACGGCGAGCTGGACAAGCGTGCCGACGCCACCCTGTTCGTAGGCGGGTGGAACAAGCTGGTCGTGGGGGTCAACGACACCGTGACCAACATCGTCAACCCGCTCATGGTGACCGCGGACTACGTGGACCGCATCGCCAAGGGAGACATGCCGCCGACCATCGTCACCGAGTACAAGGGACAGTACAACCTGATCAAGACCAACCTGAACGTGCTGATCGAGGCGATCAACAAGATCACCGACGCGGCCAAGGAGGTCTCCAACGGCAACCTGATGGTCTCCCTGAAAGAGAGAAGCGCACAGGACGAGTTGATCCACGCCCTCTCCGCCATGGTTGCCAAGATCACCGAGGTGGTCACCGAGGTCAAGGTGGCGGCGGACAACGTCGCTTCCGGCAGTGTCCAGCTCTCCGCCAACGCCCAGTCCATGTCGCAGGGCGCCTCGCAGCAGGCGGCCGCCGCCGAAGAGGCCTCCTCCTCCATGGAGGAGATGAGCGCCAACATCAGGCAGAATGCGGACAACGCACAGCAGACCGAGAAGATCGCGGTGAAATCCGCCGACGACGCCAAGGAAGGGGGCAAGGCGGTCGCCGAGACGGTGCAGGCCATGAAGGACATCGCCGGCAAGATCTCCATCATCGAGGAGATCGCGCGCCAGACCAACATGCTGGCCCTGAACGCCGCCATCGAGGCGGCCCGTGCCGGCGAGCACGGCAAAGGGTTCGCCGTGGTGGCAAGCGAGGTGAGAAAGCTCGCCGAGCGCAGCCAGGTGGCGGCGGGCGAGATCTCCGAGCTCTCCGTGTCCAGCGTCGAGGTTGCCGAGCGGGCCGGCGAGATGCTCTCCGCCATCCTGCCCGATATCCAGAAGACGGCCGAACTGGTGCAGGAGATCAACGCCTCCAGCAAGGAGCAGGATACCGGCGCGCAGCAGATCAACAAGGCGATCCAGCAGCTGGACCAGGTTATTCAGCAGAACGCCTCGGCCAGCGAGGAGATGGCCTCCACCGCCGAGGAGCTCTCCTCGCAGTCGGAGCAGCTGCAGTCGACCATCTCCTTCTTCAGGGTAGACATGGCGGCGTCCGGGCACCAGTCGGCGCCGAAGCAGCTTACCAAGTCGGCAACGAGGAGCGAGGTCAAGCAACTGAAGCAGAGGTCAAACGCGCAGAGCAAGAAAGCCGTGGGGCACGACCTGATCATGGCCGACATGGACGGCGACAGCGACTTCGAGAGGTTCTAG
- a CDS encoding chemotaxis protein CheA, whose protein sequence is MSDAFAQAFKDEARELLADLEEALLEMEENPADLGLVGRVFRTMHTIKGSGAMFGFDDIASFTHNVETVYDLVRNGELAVSKELVNLSLAARDRILAMLEAAEGGAPADAQRNEEVIRGFRALVPSQDGNVAPPDAEGVREEVDSSAPLVTYRIRFKPEAGIFASGSNPLSLLRELQELGPCSIVANTCDMQALDALDPELCYLYWDVILSTSAGRDAIDDVFIFVADSCELSVTVVDDGTMDDAGGGYKKLGEILIERGDLTPQQMDELLGKQKRFGELAVESGLVNATTITSALVEQQHVKEMRQERQAQTQSQEAASSIRVSADKLDLLVNLVGELVTVQARLSLVAQELKRHTELVSVAEEVERLTNDLRDNALDIRMLPIGATFSKFKRLVRDLSAELGKEIDLTTEGADTELDKTVIEKLNDPLVHIIRNSIDHGVETPQERLAKGKSKTGSLHLAAVHSGDSVLITIRDDGAGLNVDAIRAKAIERKIIPAGSDLPDRDIWQLIFAPGFSTAAKVTSVSGRGVGMDVVKQAIEGLRGSIDVKSEPDRGTSITLKIPLTLAIIESLLVQIGKDRFVMPLAMVDECILLTEKEIEQGHGRDILLVREKLVPYVPLRKMFRIEGKAPAIQQVVICQLEGKRVGLVVDWVIGEHQTVIKSLGRMYQQVEGMSGATILGDGSVALILDVPAIFKTAEGAA, encoded by the coding sequence ATGAGTGATGCTTTTGCCCAGGCATTCAAGGACGAGGCACGGGAGTTGCTGGCGGACCTCGAGGAGGCGCTGCTCGAGATGGAGGAGAATCCGGCAGACCTGGGCCTGGTGGGCCGGGTCTTTCGGACCATGCACACCATCAAGGGGTCGGGAGCCATGTTCGGCTTCGATGACATCGCCTCGTTCACCCACAACGTGGAGACGGTGTACGACCTGGTGCGCAACGGCGAACTGGCGGTGAGCAAGGAGCTGGTGAACCTGAGTCTCGCAGCGCGGGACCGCATCCTCGCCATGCTGGAGGCCGCCGAAGGGGGAGCACCGGCGGATGCGCAACGAAACGAAGAGGTGATCCGGGGCTTCCGGGCCCTCGTTCCCAGCCAAGACGGGAACGTGGCGCCGCCGGATGCCGAGGGGGTTCGGGAGGAGGTTGACTCGTCGGCGCCCCTGGTTACCTACCGGATCCGGTTCAAGCCGGAGGCGGGGATCTTCGCCAGCGGTAGTAATCCGCTGAGCCTCTTGCGCGAGCTGCAGGAACTGGGACCCTGCAGCATCGTGGCCAATACCTGCGACATGCAGGCCCTGGACGCGCTCGACCCGGAACTCTGTTACCTGTACTGGGACGTGATCCTCAGCACCAGCGCGGGGAGGGACGCCATCGACGACGTCTTCATCTTCGTCGCCGATTCCTGCGAATTGAGCGTCACGGTCGTGGACGACGGCACGATGGACGATGCTGGCGGCGGTTACAAGAAACTGGGCGAGATACTGATCGAGCGCGGCGACCTGACGCCGCAGCAGATGGACGAACTGCTGGGCAAGCAGAAGAGGTTCGGTGAACTGGCGGTGGAGTCGGGGTTGGTCAATGCCACCACCATCACTTCGGCCCTGGTGGAACAGCAGCACGTCAAGGAGATGCGCCAGGAGCGGCAGGCACAGACCCAGAGCCAGGAGGCCGCCTCCAGCATCCGGGTCAGTGCGGACAAACTGGACCTCCTGGTGAACCTCGTGGGCGAGCTGGTCACGGTGCAGGCGCGCCTGAGCCTGGTGGCACAGGAACTGAAACGGCATACCGAACTGGTCTCGGTGGCCGAGGAAGTGGAGCGGCTCACCAACGACTTGAGGGACAACGCCCTCGACATAAGGATGCTCCCCATCGGCGCAACCTTCTCCAAGTTCAAACGGCTGGTCCGGGACCTCTCGGCGGAGCTGGGCAAGGAGATCGACCTTACCACCGAGGGGGCCGACACCGAGCTGGACAAGACGGTGATCGAAAAACTGAACGATCCCCTGGTGCATATCATCCGCAACAGTATCGACCACGGCGTGGAGACACCGCAGGAGCGGCTGGCCAAGGGGAAATCGAAGACCGGCAGCCTCCACCTCGCCGCGGTGCACTCCGGCGACAGCGTTCTGATCACCATACGCGACGACGGTGCCGGGCTGAACGTCGACGCCATCCGGGCCAAGGCGATCGAGCGCAAGATCATCCCCGCCGGCTCCGACCTCCCCGACCGGGACATCTGGCAGCTTATCTTCGCCCCCGGCTTCTCGACCGCGGCCAAGGTTACCAGCGTCTCTGGCCGCGGCGTCGGCATGGACGTGGTCAAGCAGGCCATCGAGGGGCTGCGCGGTAGCATCGACGTGAAGAGCGAACCGGACCGGGGCACCAGCATTACGCTCAAGATACCGCTCACGCTCGCCATCATCGAAAGCCTCTTAGTGCAGATCGGCAAGGACCGCTTCGTGATGCCTCTGGCCATGGTGGACGAGTGCATCCTGCTCACCGAGAAGGAGATCGAGCAGGGGCACGGACGTGACATACTGCTCGTGCGCGAGAAGCTGGTGCCTTACGTGCCGCTCAGAAAGATGTTCCGGATAGAGGGAAAGGCCCCCGCCATCCAGCAGGTGGTGATCTGCCAACTGGAGGGAAAACGGGTGGGACTCGTGGTTGATTGGGTCATTGGCGAGCACCAGACCGTAATCAAGTCCCTGGGGAGGATGTACCAGCAGGTCGAGGGAATGTCCGGCGCTACCATCCTGGGCGACGGCTCGGTGGCGCTCATTCTGGACGTCCCCGCCATCTTCAAGACGGCCGAGGGAGCGGCCTGA